One stretch of Euphorbia lathyris chromosome 7, ddEupLath1.1, whole genome shotgun sequence DNA includes these proteins:
- the LOC136234915 gene encoding uncharacterized protein: MPSSGWRSNSRNCKNRSSEFGGSFLERKMEGLNQMYYGNNGSSSNGLGLGVKKRVMVVVDQKSYSKHAMIWALTHAANKGDLLTLLHIIPPYQKSDLGSSGSGSDSDSYLAKSLGSLCKACKPEVDVEALVIQGPKLATVMNQVKKLDVAVLVLGQKKPSPFLNCLCGNSSSEEFVEQCINNVECLTIGVSKQSKSVGGYLISTRWKKNFWLLA, translated from the exons ATGCCTAGCTCAGGTTGGAGATCAAATTCTAGAAATTGTAAGAATAGGTCAAGTGAATTTGGGGGTTCTTTTCTGGAGAGGAAAATGGAGGGATTGAATCAAATGTATTATGGGAATAATGGGAGTAGTAGTAATGGGTTGGGATTAGGAGTGAAGAAGAGAGTAATGGTAGTTGTGGATCAGAAAAGTTACTCAAAACATGCTATGATTTGGGCACTTACTCATGCTGCTAATAAGGGTGATTTGCTTACTTTGCTTCATATTATACCTCCTTATCAGAAGTCTGATTTGGGTTCTTCTGGTTCTggttctgattctgattcttaTCTTGCTAAATCTCTTGGTTCTCTTTGCAAGGCCTGTAAACCTGAG GTGGATGTGGAAGCACTAGTGATCCAAGGGCCAAAATTGGCTACAGTAATGAACCAAGTGAAGAAACTAGATGTGGCTGTGCTTGTtcttggccagaaaaaaccttcTCCCTTTCTCAACTG TCTCTGTGGGAATAGCAGCAGTGAGGAGTTTGTAGAGCAGTGTATCAACAATGTAGAATGCCTTACAATTGGAGTGAGCAAGCAGAGCAAAAGTGTAGGTGGATATCTTATTAGCACCAGATGGAAGAAGAATTTCTGGCTCCTGGCTTAA